One stretch of Halobaculum marinum DNA includes these proteins:
- a CDS encoding DUF420 domain-containing protein, with product MSTDTPPSGNRLRGFVRDHSLGVAGVVSALALAVVFATAGGLVPSGAIPRAPTAFLEAIPTLNAVVSLSAIGTILAGVRAARGRDFVAHRRFMLASTTLFATFLAMYLYRLALLGTTDFAGPGVVERYVYLPLLAIHILLAVVCVPLVVYVLTLAGTRPTTDLFDTAHARVGRIAASLWVVSFALGVLVYVLLYVVY from the coding sequence ATGAGCACGGACACACCGCCGTCCGGTAACCGACTCCGCGGGTTCGTTCGCGACCACAGCCTCGGCGTCGCCGGCGTCGTCTCGGCGCTCGCGCTCGCCGTCGTGTTCGCGACCGCCGGTGGCCTCGTGCCGTCCGGCGCCATCCCGCGTGCGCCGACCGCGTTCCTCGAAGCGATCCCGACGCTCAACGCCGTCGTCTCGCTGTCGGCCATCGGCACCATCCTCGCCGGCGTCCGCGCCGCCCGCGGTCGCGACTTCGTCGCTCACCGGCGATTCATGCTCGCCTCGACGACGCTGTTCGCGACGTTCCTCGCGATGTACCTCTACCGCCTCGCGCTGCTCGGCACGACCGACTTCGCCGGTCCCGGAGTCGTCGAGCGCTACGTCTACCTCCCACTGTTAGCGATCCACATCCTGCTCGCGGTGGTGTGTGTCCCGCTCGTCGTCTACGTCCTCACGCTCGCGGGGACACGCCCCACGACCGACTTGTTCGACACCGCCCACGCTCGTGTCGGTCGGATCGCGGCGTCGCTGTGGGTGGTCTCGTTCGCGCTCGGTGTCCTCGTATACGTCCTCCTGTACGTCGTCTACTGA
- the purF gene encoding amidophosphoribosyltransferase encodes MPQGDPGEGTSAPVTSLTEPLGDGSREPTPVDGPTEKCGVVGVSLADRDAARPLYYSLYALQHRGQDSAGIATHDGFQQHSHVEMGLVGDAFTQSDLDSLAGSAGIGHVRYPTAGGVNACCAQPFSVSFKSGALGLAHNGNLVNADEIRDELAGAGHAFTSQGDTEVIAHDLARNLLESDLIRAVKRTMSRIHGSYSLTVMHDDTVIGVRDPQGNRPLCIGELDDGYVIASESAAIDTLDGELVRDVRPGELVVLEPDGSGFDSYRLFEKDNSAHCFFEHVYFARPDSVIDDTLVYEARRDLGRALWEEAGVDSDVVMPVPDSGRAFASGYADAAAEDDAGVEFAEGLMKNRYVGRTFIMPTQDERERAVRLKLNPIRSTVEGRTVTLIDDSIVRGTTSTQLVQLLRDAGAEEVHVRIGAPAIIAPCYMGIDMATREELIAADRSVEEVREEIGADSLSYLSIDAVAGALESTRADLCLGCVTGEYPYDIDGEPTDREVERPVVDGAPADD; translated from the coding sequence ATGCCACAGGGCGACCCCGGGGAGGGTACGTCGGCGCCGGTCACATCGCTCACCGAACCGCTCGGCGACGGCTCGCGCGAGCCGACCCCCGTCGACGGGCCGACCGAGAAGTGCGGCGTCGTCGGCGTCTCACTGGCCGACCGCGACGCCGCCCGGCCGCTGTACTACTCGCTGTACGCGCTCCAACACCGCGGGCAAGACTCCGCGGGGATCGCTACCCACGACGGCTTCCAACAGCACAGCCACGTGGAGATGGGGCTGGTGGGCGACGCGTTCACGCAGTCTGACCTCGACAGCCTCGCCGGGTCCGCCGGGATCGGCCACGTCCGCTACCCGACCGCCGGCGGCGTGAACGCCTGCTGTGCCCAGCCGTTCTCGGTGTCGTTCAAGTCCGGCGCGTTGGGCCTCGCGCACAACGGCAACCTCGTCAACGCCGACGAGATCCGCGACGAACTCGCCGGCGCAGGCCACGCGTTCACGTCGCAGGGTGACACCGAGGTCATCGCGCACGACCTCGCGCGCAACCTGCTGGAGTCGGACCTCATCCGCGCCGTCAAGCGGACGATGAGCCGGATCCACGGCTCGTACTCACTGACCGTGATGCACGACGACACGGTGATCGGCGTGCGCGACCCGCAAGGGAATCGCCCGCTGTGTATCGGCGAACTCGACGACGGCTACGTGATCGCCAGTGAGTCGGCGGCCATCGACACGCTCGACGGGGAACTCGTCCGGGACGTACGCCCCGGGGAACTGGTCGTCCTCGAACCCGACGGGAGCGGCTTCGACTCCTACCGACTGTTCGAGAAGGACAACAGCGCACACTGCTTCTTCGAACACGTCTACTTCGCTCGACCGGACTCCGTCATCGACGACACGCTCGTGTACGAGGCGCGGCGCGACCTCGGGCGGGCGCTGTGGGAGGAGGCCGGCGTCGACTCCGACGTGGTGATGCCGGTGCCCGACTCCGGGCGCGCGTTCGCCTCTGGGTACGCCGACGCCGCCGCAGAAGACGACGCCGGCGTCGAGTTCGCGGAGGGGCTGATGAAGAACCGCTACGTCGGGCGGACGTTCATCATGCCGACGCAAGACGAGCGCGAGCGAGCGGTGCGCCTCAAGTTGAACCCGATCCGCTCGACCGTCGAGGGGCGGACGGTCACCCTTATCGACGACTCCATCGTGCGCGGCACCACCTCGACGCAGTTGGTGCAGTTGCTCCGCGACGCTGGCGCGGAAGAGGTGCACGTCCGCATCGGCGCGCCGGCCATTATCGCCCCGTGTTACATGGGGATCGACATGGCGACGCGCGAGGAACTGATCGCCGCCGACCGCTCCGTGGAGGAAGTGCGCGAGGAGATCGGTGCCGACTCGCTGTCGTACCTCTCCATCGACGCCGTCGCTGGCGCGCTGGAGTCGACCCGGGCGGATCTCTGTCTCGGCTGTGTCACCGGCGAGTACCCGTACGACATCGACGGCGAACCGACCGACCGCGAGGTTGAGCGACCGGTCGTCGACGGCGCCCCCGCCGACGACTGA
- a CDS encoding 50S ribosomal protein L37e, with amino-acid sequence MTGAGTPSQGKKNKTTHVKCRRCGEKSYHVKKKKCSSCGFGKSAKRRGYEWQSKAGDN; translated from the coding sequence ATGACCGGAGCCGGAACGCCGTCTCAGGGGAAGAAGAACAAGACGACGCACGTCAAATGTCGACGCTGCGGCGAGAAGTCCTACCACGTGAAGAAGAAGAAGTGCTCCTCGTGTGGCTTCGGCAAGTCGGCGAAGCGCCGGGGCTACGAGTGGCAGTCGAAGGCCGGCGACAACTGA
- a CDS encoding LSM domain-containing protein, with translation MTGRPLDVLEDALDTPVTVHLKDGTAHFGVLAGYDQHMNVVLDPTELEGATDDEVEDTTIIRGDNVVSINA, from the coding sequence ATGACTGGCCGCCCGCTCGACGTACTGGAGGACGCTCTGGACACGCCGGTGACCGTTCACCTGAAAGACGGGACCGCGCACTTCGGGGTCCTCGCCGGCTACGACCAACACATGAACGTCGTGCTCGATCCGACCGAGTTGGAGGGCGCTACGGACGACGAAGTGGAAGACACAACGATTATCCGTGGCGACAACGTCGTCTCGATCAACGCATGA
- a CDS encoding ribonuclease J, protein MEVEIATIGGYEEVGRQMTAVRAGDDIVVFDMGLNLSQVLIHDNVETEKMHSLDLIDMGAIPDDRVMSDMEGDVQAIVPTHGHLDHIGAISKLAHRYDAPIVSAPFTIELVKQQVKGENKFNVDNDLVKMEAGETMEIGDSGNVQLEFVHVTHSIIDAVNPVVHTPEGAVVYGLDKRMDHSPVLEDPIDMKRFREIGREGNGVLAYIEDCTNAGRKGRTPSESVARRHLKDVLTSIEDYDGGIVATTFSSHVSRVSSLVEFAKEIGREPVLLGRSMEKYSGTAERLNFVDFPDDLGMYGHRKSVDRTFKRIMQEGKENYLPIVTGHQGEPRAMLTRMGRGETPYELDEGDKVVFSARVIPEPTNEGQRYQSERLLKMQGARIYDDIHVSGHLREEGHYQMLDALEPQHVIPAHQDMKGFAPYVDLAGRKGYTLGRDIHVTENGNMIQLTE, encoded by the coding sequence ATGGAAGTAGAAATCGCAACAATCGGCGGCTACGAGGAAGTCGGTCGCCAGATGACGGCAGTCCGAGCGGGAGACGACATCGTCGTGTTCGACATGGGCCTCAACCTGAGCCAGGTCCTGATCCACGACAACGTCGAGACAGAGAAGATGCACAGCCTCGACCTGATCGACATGGGCGCCATCCCGGACGACCGGGTCATGAGCGACATGGAGGGCGACGTGCAGGCCATCGTGCCGACGCACGGTCACCTCGACCACATCGGCGCCATCTCGAAGCTGGCGCACCGCTACGACGCGCCCATCGTGTCGGCGCCGTTCACGATCGAACTGGTCAAACAGCAGGTCAAAGGCGAGAACAAGTTCAACGTCGACAACGACCTCGTCAAGATGGAGGCGGGCGAGACGATGGAGATCGGTGACTCCGGCAACGTCCAGTTGGAGTTCGTCCACGTCACCCACTCGATCATCGACGCGGTGAACCCGGTCGTCCACACGCCCGAGGGCGCCGTCGTCTACGGCCTCGACAAGCGCATGGACCACTCGCCGGTCCTCGAGGACCCCATCGACATGAAGCGCTTCCGCGAGATCGGTCGCGAGGGCAACGGCGTGCTCGCGTACATCGAGGACTGTACCAACGCCGGCCGCAAGGGACGCACGCCCTCGGAGTCGGTCGCCCGACGCCACCTGAAGGACGTGCTCACGTCCATCGAGGACTACGACGGCGGCATCGTCGCCACGACGTTCTCCTCGCACGTGTCGCGCGTCTCCTCGCTCGTCGAGTTCGCCAAGGAGATCGGCCGCGAGCCGGTGCTCCTCGGTCGCTCGATGGAGAAGTACAGCGGCACCGCCGAGCGCCTGAACTTCGTCGACTTCCCGGACGATCTGGGAATGTACGGCCACCGCAAGTCGGTGGACCGCACGTTCAAGCGGATCATGCAGGAGGGCAAGGAGAACTACCTCCCCATCGTCACGGGTCACCAGGGCGAGCCGCGCGCGATGCTCACTCGCATGGGTCGCGGCGAGACGCCGTACGAACTGGACGAGGGCGACAAGGTCGTCTTCTCGGCCCGGGTCATCCCGGAGCCGACGAACGAGGGCCAGCGCTACCAGTCCGAGCGCCTCCTGAAGATGCAGGGCGCACGCATCTACGACGACATCCACGTGTCGGGCCACCTCCGCGAGGAGGGGCACTACCAGATGCTCGACGCGCTGGAGCCCCAGCACGTCATCCCCGCCCACCAGGACATGAAGGGCTTCGCGCCCTACGTCGACCTCGCGGGCCGAAAGGGGTACACGCTCGGCCGTGACATCCACGTCACGGAGAACGGGAACATGATCCAGCTCACCGAGTGA
- the idsA3 gene encoding geranylfarnesyl diphosphate synthase: MAQDATAERVLAAVEQRREHVNAAIDEDLPMAEPERLYEATRYILEAGGKRLRPTAALLVGEALAEVDADDATDYRSFPALDGDEFDLMRAAVSVEVIQSFTLIHDDIMDEDDLRRGEPAVHRAYDTETAILAGDTLYAKAFELLSDTGADPANTVDAVNRLASACTRICEGQSLDVDFESRDDVTPEEYLEMVELKTAVLYGASAAIPAVLMGADDETVEALYQYGVDSGRAFQIQDDVLDLTVPSEKLGKQRGSDLVEEKETLITLHARQQGVDVDSLVSAETPAEVSEAEVDDAVAVLEDAGSIAYAREMAEDLTERSKERLDVLPEGPARDLLADLADYLISRGY; encoded by the coding sequence ATGGCGCAGGACGCGACGGCAGAACGGGTGCTCGCGGCGGTCGAGCAGCGGCGCGAGCACGTCAACGCCGCCATCGACGAGGACCTCCCGATGGCCGAGCCCGAGCGGCTGTACGAGGCCACCCGGTACATCCTCGAAGCCGGCGGGAAGCGACTCCGCCCGACGGCCGCGCTGCTCGTCGGCGAGGCGCTCGCGGAGGTCGACGCCGACGACGCCACCGACTACCGGTCGTTCCCGGCGCTCGACGGCGACGAGTTCGACCTCATGCGGGCGGCGGTCAGCGTCGAGGTCATCCAGTCGTTCACCCTCATCCACGACGACATCATGGACGAGGACGACCTCCGGCGCGGCGAGCCGGCGGTCCATCGCGCGTACGACACGGAGACGGCGATTCTCGCCGGTGACACGCTGTACGCGAAGGCGTTCGAACTCCTGTCGGACACCGGTGCCGACCCGGCCAACACCGTCGACGCGGTGAACCGGCTCGCCTCCGCGTGTACGCGCATCTGCGAGGGACAGTCCCTCGACGTCGACTTCGAGTCGCGCGACGACGTGACGCCCGAGGAGTACCTGGAGATGGTCGAGCTGAAGACCGCCGTGCTGTACGGCGCCTCGGCGGCCATCCCCGCGGTGCTGATGGGCGCCGACGACGAGACGGTGGAGGCGCTGTACCAGTACGGCGTCGACTCCGGGCGCGCCTTCCAGATCCAAGACGACGTGCTCGACCTGACGGTGCCGTCGGAGAAACTGGGCAAACAGCGCGGCTCCGACCTCGTCGAGGAGAAGGAGACGCTCATCACGCTCCACGCGCGCCAGCAGGGCGTCGACGTGGACTCGCTGGTGAGCGCCGAGACGCCCGCCGAGGTCAGCGAGGCGGAGGTCGACGACGCCGTCGCCGTCCTCGAGGACGCTGGCTCCATCGCCTACGCCCGCGAGATGGCCGAG